A part of Clostridium novyi genomic DNA contains:
- a CDS encoding GH36-type glycosyl hydrolase domain-containing protein, with the protein MLYVIIGLLFIILAIVLTLKFKTCSRNSKENILEDIPSINISKEELQKHASDIANYSVTKHTNCRRKLIKSLDISYRKIIQGYEYIDKTIEEKKEVTPASEWLLDNLYLIEKEYKHIKYNMPKSYYKNLPVIKEGIMKGYPRIYHIAVEIVSHINTKIDEDIIEGFIKAYQDNTILTSGELWALPIMLRIALIQNISKITDELVYYSKERIKADNIADKIINAIHKDNSQEEIKKIIKQEIEFSTQFTERLLKILRDNGVDNKEVNKWISDKLEIKETNWESIVNSEHIKQASQQFSMGNSIDSIREVESLNWRELFEKLSFVEKYLREDPLNIYSKMDFKSRDYYRHNIEKLSKRFKKSEIFIAKRAIECAKEANEVEEKDYKKHVGYYIIDKGIKILQQKIYGSDKVPNSFKDSLKDNCVAFYIGTIIVCTLIVIGIFLGLSYINDDEIRLWRYIIATIALLVPCSEIVISILNWTITNTITPNFIPKMEFKEGIGEDNKTIVVIPTIINNEKRAKQLVENLEVYFLANSDKNLYFAILSDFKDSNKEKENDDKKILNVALKAVDELNKKYSKNSEDIFYFFSRCRQFNEKEGKWLGWERKRGKLIEFNHLIRGDKNTSYDVISSDITELSKAKYIITLDADTELPRDSAKKLIGAMSHILNEPYVNKDKKRVIRGYGIMQPRIGIDAISSNKTMFSRVFSGESGIDTYTTAVSDVYQDIFGEGIFTGKGIYNIDVFNYMLENEIPENTVLSHDLLEGSYVRAGLVTDIELIDGYPAYFNSSSKRLHRWVRGDWQLIPWLKKKNSINVLSRWKMFDNLRRSLLAPSIILLTALSFNILPDGTDKWIVASILALITPLIFDITESVASPIRGISLSGKINSRKLIIEQIFLIFCFLTFNAYLMIDAILRTLYRLIISKKNLLEWQTAADAEKNAGKKLSDYIKLMWPGSLISIIVLIFAFIKSQDSGIFMIPVSFLWFISPVIAWHISLERNNKSYKIDEENKKMLRRISRKTWAYFDDFVNDENNWLAPDNYQEEPYKGVAHRTSPTNIAMGLTSNLAAYDLGYIDISESIDRISKIINSMESLEMYKGHLYNWYDTLTKEPLMPKYISTVDSGNLVGYLWVVEETLKEYLKYPYLNNNVKKGIEDTLNLANEEVYKKLGINDFYREDINNIKSCKFNAKVWINLLKNIKNKFIIIEGSKSDSELYWNSKLKEDIRKYLYHIEIIYEVLEKFDIDIINIFTEVPLKNLSQVLDNISKDKKFINSTINKLVEDVKSNIDKLINQIKMLIDKCNHMVKNTDFKMLYDYKRGLFAIGYDVEKDTLGKCYYDLLASEARQASFVSIAKGDIDTRHWFRLGRSMALIGANKGLVSWSGTMFEYLMPLLVMKPYPNTILSETYKSIVNGQKKYGKLNNIPWGISESAYRAFDVSMNYQYKAFGIPGIGLKRGLKDELVISPYSTIMALQVDLNSSINNIIRLIKNGLEGRYGLYESVDYTKERLPKDVESAIVKCFMVHHEGMSLMALDNILNDNIFRERFHSNPNVKSAEVLLQEKVPSRIVYERQQKFEPMEDKQSKPNIIPRRFNTSKTTIPKVQLMSNGKYSMMITNSGSGYGKREDMTIYRWKKDVTLDSSGMFFYVKDIKNDYYWSTTYEPCKKEGNSYEVIFSQYKAEFKKKEEDILAYTEITVSNEDDAEVRRITLTNNGNETKVLEITSYCEVTLSPFDADIVHPAFSNLFIRTEFLQELECVIANRRPRAKGQRKPHVMQCITIDGEALGVAQYETSRVNFIGRDRNLINPIAMEHDMQLKNSEGAVLDPIISIRKRIKIEPGKSCRIAFTTAITDSREDSLELAKKYREFANVDRAFDLAYNQHIVDMRYLGLKSPQANLYEEIASKILFINDSYKKREEYIKNVKRGQESLWKYGISGDLPILLVIIREESHIDLVRQSLNAYEYLTKKGLKVDLVILNLQDTIYTQPLQDAIHNLISSSFARDKENVSGGVFLNNKSTFEEEDINLLMAISSIVLDGEKGLLSKQISEEVFDNNQEKDINFIKKEYSYEPYDFKVGKLEYYNDIGGFDLENDEYVIILNEGKTTPAPWINVIANRNFGFIVSESGSPYTWYKNSRENKITTWSNDWVSDPPSEVIYIRDEENGDIWSITPEPIRDNNKYVIRHGFGYSKFQHQAFGIAGEVTMFVPMNENIKICKIKLNNTSNIDRKLSLTYYAQLVLGVVPQKTNIHIATYLNEKKKYIYGINPYSGVFGNLNAYLKIIGGSDESFTGSRTDFIGRGKSLGDPLGLKKEKLSNSVGAGMDPCLAESVKVSINKGEEKTLLVILGEDESIENVENLINKYEHIDNAENELQNTKTYWKELLHTIKVNTPDETMDLMLNGWLLYQTIVCRIWARSAFYQSGGAFGFRDQLQDVMAAGYVDSNFMREHILYSATRQFTEGDVQHWWHPVVDSGIRTRFSDDLLWLPYVTVDYIKRTGDYSILDEEVGYLEDRPLEEGEDERYTISQKSDKKGTIYEHCINAIERGLKFGPHNIPLMGSGDWNDGMSEVGNKGTGESVWLGWFLYSILDGFKEISKVKNDKDRVEKYQDMQKYLKENLNKNAWDGNWYRRAYFDDGTPLGSIENDECKIDSLAQSWAVISGAGDKEKVKTAMESLEKYLVKKDTGMVLLLTPPFESSKLEPGYIKGYVPGVRENGGQYTHASTWVVLAMAMLGKGEKAWRIFNMLNPINHTKSYFECERYKVEPYVITADIYGREPYVGRGGWSWYTGAAGWMYRVAIEGILGLKFKGNRGFVIEPNIPKDWNGFDIEYNRDKCKYIIKVISGEEEKVLVDGNEQKENIIPFLKDGVHNVEVFIKRK; encoded by the coding sequence ATGCTTTATGTTATTATAGGGCTTTTATTTATAATTTTAGCTATAGTTTTAACCTTGAAATTTAAAACATGTAGTAGAAATAGTAAGGAAAATATATTGGAGGATATTCCAAGTATAAATATTAGCAAAGAAGAATTACAAAAACATGCATCAGATATAGCTAATTATTCTGTAACAAAACATACAAATTGTAGAAGGAAATTAATTAAGAGTTTAGATATAAGCTATAGAAAAATAATTCAAGGATATGAATACATAGATAAAACCATTGAAGAAAAAAAAGAAGTAACTCCAGCTTCAGAATGGCTTTTGGACAATTTATATTTAATTGAAAAAGAATATAAACATATAAAATATAATATGCCGAAATCATATTATAAAAATCTTCCTGTAATAAAAGAAGGAATTATGAAAGGTTATCCAAGAATATATCATATAGCTGTAGAAATAGTTTCACATATAAATACAAAAATTGATGAAGATATAATAGAAGGATTTATAAAAGCATATCAAGATAATACTATTTTAACTAGTGGAGAACTTTGGGCACTACCAATAATGCTTAGAATAGCATTAATACAAAATATAAGTAAGATAACTGATGAACTAGTATATTATTCTAAGGAGAGAATTAAAGCTGATAATATAGCTGATAAAATAATAAATGCTATTCATAAGGACAATTCACAAGAAGAAATAAAAAAAATAATTAAACAAGAAATAGAATTTAGTACACAGTTTACTGAAAGATTATTAAAAATATTAAGAGATAATGGTGTAGATAATAAAGAAGTAAATAAATGGATATCAGATAAGTTAGAAATTAAAGAAACTAATTGGGAATCTATAGTAAATTCAGAACATATAAAGCAAGCTTCTCAACAATTTTCCATGGGAAATTCAATAGATTCTATTAGAGAAGTAGAATCATTAAATTGGAGAGAACTTTTTGAAAAATTAAGCTTTGTTGAAAAATATTTAAGGGAAGATCCATTAAACATATATTCTAAAATGGATTTTAAATCTAGAGATTATTATAGACATAATATAGAAAAATTATCTAAAAGATTTAAAAAATCAGAAATATTTATAGCTAAAAGGGCTATAGAATGTGCCAAAGAGGCTAATGAAGTAGAAGAAAAAGATTATAAAAAACATGTTGGATATTACATTATAGACAAGGGAATAAAAATATTACAACAAAAAATATATGGAAGTGATAAGGTACCTAATTCTTTTAAAGACAGTTTAAAGGATAATTGCGTTGCATTTTATATAGGAACTATAATAGTTTGCACTCTTATAGTTATAGGAATATTTTTAGGATTAAGTTATATAAATGATGATGAAATAAGATTATGGAGATATATTATAGCTACAATAGCTCTTTTAGTACCATGTAGTGAAATTGTGATTTCTATTTTAAATTGGACCATAACTAATACAATTACTCCTAACTTTATACCTAAAATGGAGTTTAAGGAGGGTATAGGTGAAGATAATAAAACAATAGTGGTTATTCCTACTATTATCAATAATGAGAAAAGAGCAAAACAATTAGTTGAAAATTTGGAAGTATATTTTTTAGCTAATTCCGATAAAAATTTATATTTTGCTATTTTAAGTGATTTTAAAGATAGTAATAAAGAAAAAGAAAATGATGATAAGAAAATATTAAATGTTGCATTAAAAGCTGTTGATGAATTGAATAAGAAATATTCAAAAAATAGTGAAGACATATTTTATTTTTTTAGTAGATGTAGACAATTTAATGAAAAAGAAGGTAAGTGGTTAGGATGGGAAAGAAAAAGAGGAAAACTTATAGAGTTTAATCATTTAATTAGAGGAGATAAAAATACAAGTTATGATGTTATAAGTTCAGATATAACAGAATTAAGTAAAGCAAAATATATTATAACCTTAGATGCTGACACAGAACTTCCAAGAGATAGTGCAAAAAAATTAATTGGAGCTATGAGTCATATTTTAAATGAACCATATGTTAATAAAGATAAAAAAAGAGTTATTCGTGGATATGGAATAATGCAACCGAGAATTGGTATTGATGCTATAAGTAGTAATAAAACTATGTTTTCCAGAGTATTTTCAGGAGAATCAGGGATAGATACATATACAACAGCAGTTTCAGATGTATACCAAGATATTTTTGGAGAAGGGATTTTTACTGGAAAGGGAATTTATAATATAGATGTTTTTAATTATATGTTAGAAAATGAAATCCCAGAAAATACAGTATTAAGTCATGATTTACTTGAAGGTTCTTATGTAAGAGCAGGATTAGTTACAGATATTGAGCTTATTGATGGATATCCAGCCTATTTTAATTCTAGTAGTAAAAGGCTTCATAGATGGGTAAGAGGAGACTGGCAACTAATTCCTTGGCTTAAAAAGAAAAATTCAATAAATGTACTATCAAGGTGGAAGATGTTTGATAATTTAAGAAGAAGCTTATTAGCACCATCAATAATTCTTTTAACAGCTTTATCATTTAATATACTTCCTGATGGTACAGATAAATGGATAGTAGCCTCTATTTTAGCTTTAATAACACCACTAATCTTTGATATTACAGAAAGTGTGGCATCACCAATAAGAGGAATTAGTTTATCAGGAAAAATAAATAGTAGAAAATTAATTATAGAACAGATATTTTTAATTTTTTGTTTCTTAACATTTAATGCATATTTAATGATTGATGCTATTTTAAGAACATTATATAGATTGATTATTAGTAAAAAAAATTTATTAGAATGGCAAACAGCTGCCGATGCTGAAAAAAATGCTGGAAAAAAGTTAAGCGATTATATTAAATTAATGTGGCCAGGAAGTTTAATTTCAATAATAGTACTTATTTTTGCTTTTATAAAATCACAAGATTCCGGAATATTTATGATCCCTGTAAGTTTTTTATGGTTTATAAGTCCGGTAATAGCTTGGCATATAAGTTTAGAAAGAAACAACAAATCCTATAAAATTGATGAAGAAAATAAGAAAATGTTAAGAAGAATTTCAAGGAAAACATGGGCCTATTTTGATGATTTCGTGAATGATGAAAATAATTGGTTAGCACCAGATAATTATCAAGAAGAACCGTATAAGGGAGTGGCTCATAGAACATCTCCTACAAATATTGCTATGGGATTAACATCTAATTTAGCAGCATATGATTTAGGTTATATTGATATAAGTGAAAGTATAGATAGAATATCTAAAATTATAAATAGTATGGAAAGTTTAGAAATGTATAAAGGGCATTTATATAATTGGTATGATACCCTAACAAAGGAACCTCTAATGCCTAAATATATATCTACTGTAGATAGTGGTAACTTAGTAGGTTATTTATGGGTTGTTGAAGAAACATTAAAGGAATATTTAAAATATCCTTATTTAAACAACAATGTGAAAAAGGGTATAGAAGATACTTTAAATTTAGCAAATGAAGAAGTGTACAAAAAGCTTGGAATTAATGATTTTTATAGAGAGGATATAAATAATATAAAAAGTTGTAAATTCAACGCAAAAGTTTGGATTAATCTTTTAAAAAACATAAAAAATAAATTTATAATTATAGAAGGAAGCAAAAGTGATAGTGAATTATATTGGAATAGTAAACTTAAAGAAGATATAAGAAAATATTTATATCATATAGAAATAATTTATGAAGTATTAGAGAAATTTGATATTGATATTATTAATATTTTTACAGAAGTTCCTTTAAAAAATTTATCACAAGTATTAGATAATATAAGTAAAGACAAGAAATTTATTAATTCAACAATAAACAAGTTAGTGGAAGATGTGAAAAGCAATATAGATAAATTGATAAATCAAATAAAAATGTTAATAGATAAGTGTAACCATATGGTTAAAAATACAGATTTTAAGATGTTATATGATTATAAAAGAGGACTTTTTGCTATTGGATATGATGTTGAAAAGGATACATTAGGAAAATGTTATTATGACTTATTAGCATCAGAGGCTAGACAGGCAAGTTTTGTTTCAATAGCTAAGGGAGATATAGATACTAGACATTGGTTTAGATTAGGAAGGTCAATGGCACTTATAGGGGCAAATAAAGGATTGGTTTCTTGGAGTGGAACAATGTTTGAATATTTAATGCCATTATTAGTAATGAAACCTTATCCTAATACAATTTTAAGCGAAACATATAAATCTATTGTTAATGGTCAAAAAAAATATGGAAAACTAAATAATATTCCTTGGGGAATTTCTGAATCAGCTTATAGAGCTTTTGATGTAAGTATGAATTATCAATATAAAGCATTTGGCATACCTGGTATTGGACTTAAAAGAGGACTTAAAGATGAACTTGTAATTTCACCATATTCAACTATTATGGCACTGCAGGTAGACTTAAATTCATCTATAAATAATATCATTAGATTGATTAAAAATGGATTAGAAGGAAGATATGGACTTTATGAATCTGTAGATTATACCAAAGAGAGATTACCTAAAGATGTGGAAAGTGCTATTGTAAAATGCTTTATGGTTCATCATGAAGGCATGAGTTTAATGGCTTTAGATAATATATTAAATGATAATATATTTAGAGAAAGATTTCATAGTAATCCTAATGTGAAATCAGCGGAAGTTTTATTACAAGAAAAAGTACCAAGTAGGATTGTTTATGAAAGACAACAAAAGTTTGAACCTATGGAAGATAAACAAAGTAAGCCTAATATTATTCCTAGAAGATTTAATACATCAAAAACAACTATTCCTAAAGTACAGTTAATGTCCAATGGAAAGTATTCTATGATGATTACTAATAGCGGTAGTGGATATGGAAAAAGAGAAGACATGACTATATATAGATGGAAAAAGGATGTTACACTTGATTCTAGTGGTATGTTCTTTTATGTAAAAGATATTAAGAATGATTATTATTGGAGTACAACATATGAACCCTGCAAAAAAGAAGGGAATTCATATGAGGTTATTTTTTCACAATATAAGGCTGAATTTAAAAAGAAGGAAGAAGATATATTAGCTTATACAGAAATCACTGTTTCTAATGAAGATGATGCTGAAGTAAGAAGAATTACTTTAACCAATAATGGAAATGAAACTAAGGTATTAGAAATAACATCTTATTGTGAGGTTACATTGTCCCCATTTGATGCAGATATAGTTCATCCTGCCTTTAGTAATTTATTTATAAGAACTGAATTTTTACAAGAGTTAGAGTGTGTAATAGCAAATAGAAGACCCAGGGCAAAAGGACAAAGAAAACCACATGTTATGCAATGTATTACTATTGATGGAGAAGCGTTAGGGGTAGCTCAATATGAAACTAGTAGAGTGAATTTTATTGGCAGAGATAGAAATTTAATTAATCCAATTGCAATGGAACACGATATGCAGTTGAAAAATAGTGAAGGAGCAGTATTGGACCCTATAATAAGTATAAGAAAAAGAATAAAGATAGAACCAGGAAAGTCTTGTAGAATTGCATTTACTACAGCCATAACTGATTCTAGAGAAGATTCTTTAGAATTAGCTAAAAAATATAGAGAATTTGCTAATGTTGATAGAGCATTTGATTTAGCATATAATCAACATATTGTAGATATGAGATACTTAGGATTAAAATCACCTCAAGCTAATCTTTATGAGGAAATTGCTTCAAAAATATTATTTATAAATGATTCATATAAAAAAAGAGAAGAATATATAAAAAATGTTAAAAGAGGTCAAGAATCATTATGGAAGTACGGAATATCAGGAGATTTACCTATTTTACTTGTTATAATAAGAGAGGAAAGTCATATTGATTTAGTTCGTCAATCATTAAATGCATATGAATATTTAACAAAAAAAGGATTAAAGGTTGATCTTGTTATATTAAATTTACAAGATACAATTTATACTCAACCATTACAAGATGCTATTCATAATTTGATATCATCAAGTTTTGCAAGAGATAAAGAAAATGTATCAGGTGGAGTATTTTTGAACAATAAATCTACTTTTGAAGAGGAAGATATAAATTTATTGATGGCTATTTCAAGTATTGTATTAGATGGAGAGAAAGGACTATTATCTAAGCAAATTAGTGAAGAAGTATTTGATAATAATCAAGAAAAAGATATTAATTTTATAAAAAAAGAATATTCCTATGAGCCATATGATTTTAAAGTTGGCAAGTTGGAATATTATAATGATATAGGTGGATTTGATTTAGAGAATGATGAGTATGTTATTATTTTAAATGAAGGAAAGACAACACCAGCTCCGTGGATAAATGTTATTGCAAATAGAAATTTTGGATTTATAGTATCTGAAAGTGGCTCCCCTTATACTTGGTATAAAAATAGTAGAGAAAATAAAATTACTACATGGTCCAATGATTGGGTAAGTGATCCCCCATCAGAGGTTATTTATATAAGAGATGAAGAAAATGGAGATATATGGAGTATTACACCTGAACCTATTAGAGATAACAACAAATATGTAATACGTCACGGATTTGGATATTCCAAATTTCAGCATCAAGCATTTGGAATAGCAGGGGAAGTTACAATGTTTGTTCCTATGAATGAAAATATAAAAATATGTAAAATAAAATTAAATAATACATCAAACATAGATAGAAAACTTTCATTAACATATTATGCTCAATTGGTATTAGGAGTTGTTCCTCAGAAAACTAATATTCATATAGCAACTTATTTAAATGAAAAAAAGAAATATATATATGGCATAAATCCTTATAGTGGTGTATTTGGAAACTTAAATGCATATTTAAAAATTATAGGTGGTAGTGATGAAAGTTTTACTGGAAGTAGAACAGATTTTATAGGAAGAGGAAAGTCATTAGGTGATCCTTTAGGATTAAAAAAAGAAAAACTTTCAAATAGTGTAGGTGCTGGAATGGATCCTTGTCTTGCTGAAAGTGTTAAGGTGTCCATAAATAAGGGAGAAGAAAAAACATTACTTGTAATTTTAGGAGAAGATGAAAGTATTGAAAATGTAGAAAACCTAATAAATAAATATGAACATATTGATAATGCGGAAAATGAATTACAAAATACTAAGACTTATTGGAAGGAACTATTGCATACTATTAAAGTAAATACTCCAGATGAAACTATGGATTTAATGTTAAATGGATGGTTATTGTATCAAACGATTGTTTGTAGAATTTGGGCAAGGAGTGCATTTTATCAATCTGGAGGAGCCTTTGGATTTAGGGATCAGCTTCAAGATGTAATGGCTGCTGGATATGTAGATTCTAATTTTATGAGAGAGCATATTTTATATAGTGCAACAAGACAATTTACAGAAGGAGATGTACAGCATTGGTGGCATCCAGTAGTTGATAGTGGTATAAGAACTAGATTTTCAGATGATCTTTTATGGCTTCCATATGTAACTGTAGATTATATTAAAAGAACAGGTGATTATAGTATACTAGATGAAGAAGTTGGATATTTAGAGGATAGACCACTAGAGGAAGGTGAAGATGAAAGATATACTATATCTCAAAAATCTGATAAAAAGGGAACAATATATGAACACTGTATTAATGCCATTGAAAGAGGGCTAAAATTTGGACCTCATAATATACCTTTAATGGGATCGGGAGATTGGAATGATGGTATGAGTGAGGTTGGAAATAAGGGAACTGGAGAAAGTGTATGGCTTGGATGGTTTTTATATAGTATATTAGATGGATTTAAAGAGATTAGTAAAGTTAAAAATGATAAAGATAGAGTTGAAAAATATCAAGATATGCAAAAATATTTAAAAGAAAATTTAAATAAAAATGCATGGGATGGAAATTGGTATAGAAGAGCTTATTTTGATGATGGAACTCCATTAGGATCTATAGAAAACGATGAATGTAAAATTGATTCATTGGCTCAATCTTGGGCAGTTATATCTGGTGCTGGAGATAAAGAAAAAGTAAAAACTGCTATGGAGTCTTTAGAGAAGTATTTAGTAAAAAAAGATACAGGAATGGTACTTTTATTAACACCACCTTTTGAAAGTAGTAAATTAGAGCCGGGATATATTAAAGGTTATGTACCAGGAGTAAGAGAAAATGGAGGGCAATATACTCATGCTTCTACTTGGGTTGTTCTTGCAATGGCTATGTTAGGAAAAGGTGAAAAAGCATGGAGAATTTTTAACATGTTAAATCCTATTAATCATACTAAATCATATTTTGAATGTGAAAGATATAAAGTAGAACCATATGTAATAACAGCAGATATATATGGCAGAGAACCCTATGTAGGAAGAGGCGGATGGAGTTGGTATACAGGCGCAGCAGGTTGGATGTATAGAGTAGCTATAGAAGGAATACTTGGGCTAAAATTCAAAGGAAATAGAGGATTTGTAATAGAACCTAATATTCCAAAGGATTGGAATGGATTTGATATAGAATATAATAGAGATAAATGTAAGTATATTATAAAAGTAATAAGTGGAGAAGAAGAAAAAGTTTTAGTAGATGGAAATGAGCAAAAAGAAAATATAATTCCGTTTTTAAAAGATGGAGTTCATAATGTAGAAGTCTTTATAAAAAGAAAATAA
- a CDS encoding metallophosphoesterase family protein, which produces MKSYKIGVISDTHGLLRDEVLEIFKDVDMIIHSGDVGNTSIIQQLKNIAPIVVVRGNCDGGELGYILKKTEVAQIGKASIYILHNLEELDLEPKDAGFNIVISGHSHMPCNKNIDGVMFLNPGSAGPRRFKLPISLGMIYVNDDEIRGEIIEIPVK; this is translated from the coding sequence ATGAAAAGTTATAAAATAGGAGTAATTTCAGATACTCATGGATTATTAAGAGATGAGGTATTAGAAATATTTAAAGATGTAGACATGATTATACATTCAGGAGATGTTGGAAATACATCTATAATACAACAACTAAAAAATATAGCACCTATTGTTGTAGTTAGAGGAAATTGTGATGGGGGAGAGCTTGGATATATATTAAAAAAAACGGAGGTAGCTCAAATAGGAAAGGCAAGTATTTATATATTGCATAATTTAGAGGAGTTAGATTTAGAACCTAAAGATGCAGGGTTTAATATAGTAATTAGTGGTCATTCACATATGCCTTGTAATAAAAATATAGATGGAGTAATGTTTTTAAATCCAGGTAGTGCAGGACCACGTAGATTTAAATTACCTATATCTCTTGGAATGATTTATGTTAATGATGATGAAATAAGAGGAGAAATTATAGAAATTCCAGTTAAATAA
- a CDS encoding methyl-accepting chemotaxis protein, whose translation MDERELIHQQNKLLVKLLWPSLFIGFILFLVLKLQVLQIVILLSVGGTICTIMTLLTIRKILVVETMYIFIIGMTIFSYILFEYIPYSSMYTVIFFELIVISLYQDIKATIITGILVLVLNNYLYFISKAQFMVGESIQGVTIYNVMIMVILGVLIVQQKFNKRLREKNIESQKEAVISKNQLEAILLDVKKSVDGFLKFNKNLKISINDTKDISSKLNYIFNEITKSIESQANSINTINNSVMSNEERMDTLVNASNIMNDASNSTLKFIKGGTSEVDQLSQNMIKLKNIMDSTRDNTRKLDENSIKVEDILKIINSLAEQTNLLALNAAIEAARAGEHGKGFAVVAEEIRKLAENSTSSVKEISDILENIQRQAKDADLATNSAQNILLSNMESLDKVQENFISINSSSESVVKESNKVNEFIKQLNEISVNIGKEISTISAITEENTSAIEDTLNFVTKQNNAVNTMINIYNEFNESIENLKKLFE comes from the coding sequence ATGGATGAAAGAGAACTAATTCACCAACAGAATAAATTATTAGTAAAATTACTATGGCCGTCTTTATTTATAGGGTTTATTTTATTTTTAGTACTAAAGTTACAGGTTCTGCAAATAGTAATTTTGTTAAGTGTAGGGGGAACTATATGTACTATAATGACATTGTTAACTATTAGAAAGATACTTGTAGTAGAAACAATGTATATATTTATTATTGGCATGACTATATTTTCATACATATTATTTGAATATATACCGTATTCATCTATGTATACTGTTATATTCTTTGAACTAATTGTAATTTCTTTATATCAGGATATAAAAGCAACAATAATTACAGGGATTTTAGTTTTAGTATTAAATAATTATCTTTATTTTATAAGTAAAGCTCAATTTATGGTTGGAGAATCAATACAAGGTGTCACAATATATAATGTCATGATAATGGTAATTCTAGGAGTCTTAATAGTACAACAAAAATTCAATAAAAGATTAAGGGAAAAGAATATAGAATCTCAAAAAGAAGCTGTGATATCCAAGAACCAATTAGAAGCAATTTTACTAGATGTAAAAAAATCAGTAGATGGTTTTTTAAAATTTAATAAAAACTTAAAAATAAGCATAAATGATACCAAGGATATATCTAGTAAATTAAATTATATATTTAATGAAATTACTAAAAGTATAGAATCACAGGCTAATAGTATTAATACAATAAATAACTCGGTTATGAGTAATGAAGAAAGAATGGATACCCTTGTTAATGCATCAAATATAATGAATGATGCATCAAATAGTACATTAAAATTTATTAAAGGGGGTACTAGTGAAGTAGATCAATTATCTCAAAATATGATAAAATTAAAAAATATTATGGATTCAACACGGGACAATACAAGAAAATTAGATGAAAACTCTATAAAAGTAGAAGATATATTAAAAATAATAAATAGCTTAGCAGAACAAACGAATTTATTAGCTTTAAATGCTGCAATAGAGGCTGCAAGGGCTGGAGAACATGGTAAGGGATTTGCTGTAGTTGCTGAAGAAATAAGAAAGCTTGCAGAAAATTCAACTTCTTCTGTTAAAGAGATTTCAGACATATTAGAAAACATACAAAGACAAGCTAAAGATGCAGATTTAGCTACAAATTCAGCACAAAATATATTATTATCAAATATGGAATCATTAGACAAAGTACAAGAAAATTTTATTAGTATAAATTCAAGTAGTGAAAGTGTAGTTAAAGAATCTAATAAAGTAAATGAGTTTATAAAACAATTAAATGAGATTTCTGTTAATATTGGTAAAGAGATATCTACGATATCAGCAATTACTGAAGAAAATACTTCTGCAATAGAAGATACATTGAATTTTGTAACAAAACAAAATAATGCAGTAAATACTATGATTAATATTTATAATGAATTTAATGAATCTATAGAAAATCTAAAAAAGTTATTTGAATAA